In Methylovirgula sp., a single genomic region encodes these proteins:
- a CDS encoding XRE family transcriptional regulator, which translates to MLGVGLPANRDEPLRHFSTILGERLRRLMARERISLDKLSDFLGICRNSLSRIYDGEVVPTISLIWKIANVFGVPFGSLISSREGRGTFVLRSADTAVLSSSDGQFTSRALFPYNSERLVEFYELRIAPGHTEDAVAHVPGTVECLVVTRGTVEITSGKEPSETLRKGDAIVFEADVPHRYANRGKNEAVLYLVMSYTRLGDERGHDN; encoded by the coding sequence GTGCTCGGGGTCGGATTACCCGCAAATCGAGATGAGCCTCTTCGTCATTTTTCGACGATCCTCGGAGAGCGCCTCCGCCGCCTGATGGCGCGGGAACGGATTTCGCTCGACAAACTGTCGGACTTCTTGGGCATCTGCCGGAATAGCCTGTCGCGCATTTACGACGGCGAAGTCGTCCCCACCATCAGCCTGATCTGGAAAATCGCCAACGTCTTTGGTGTTCCTTTTGGCAGCCTGATCTCTTCCCGCGAAGGACGCGGCACGTTTGTTCTTCGGTCCGCCGACACGGCTGTCTTGTCGTCGAGCGACGGGCAATTCACATCGCGCGCGCTCTTTCCCTACAACAGCGAGAGGCTGGTCGAATTCTATGAATTGCGGATTGCGCCCGGACATACCGAGGACGCCGTCGCTCATGTTCCTGGAACCGTCGAATGCCTCGTCGTGACGCGCGGGACGGTCGAGATAACATCCGGCAAAGAACCGTCGGAGACCTTACGAAAAGGCGACGCTATCGTCTTCGAAGCCGACGTTCCGCATCGCTATGCGAACCGCGGAAAGAATGAAGCCGTGCTTTATCTGGTGATGTCCTACACGCGCTTGGGCGACGAAAGAGGCCACGACAACTAA
- a CDS encoding PadR family transcriptional regulator, whose protein sequence is MRHRDKEGPGHHFASPGDPSNLHHHHRHHGGLHRHGGRGRLFDYGELRLLLLAMIAERPRHGYEVIKAIEERFGGSYIPSPGVIYPTLAWLDDMGYAAIDAVESGRKLYRLTAEGEAFLVANRAAADELQSRLRPEGGGPAAAPAPIVRAVENLKLALRLRLKRGTIDQAAAESIAAALDAAAQTVERS, encoded by the coding sequence ATGAGACACAGAGACAAGGAGGGCCCGGGCCATCATTTCGCATCCCCGGGCGATCCATCGAACCTTCATCATCACCACCGTCATCATGGTGGCCTTCACCGGCACGGCGGCCGTGGCCGACTCTTCGACTATGGCGAACTGCGCCTCCTCCTCCTGGCGATGATCGCCGAGCGCCCGCGCCACGGGTATGAGGTTATCAAGGCAATCGAGGAGCGATTCGGGGGCAGCTATATCCCGAGTCCCGGCGTGATTTATCCCACGCTCGCGTGGCTCGACGACATGGGTTACGCCGCGATCGATGCTGTGGAGTCAGGCCGCAAGCTCTATCGCCTCACCGCCGAAGGCGAGGCCTTCCTCGTTGCCAATCGCGCGGCCGCCGACGAGTTGCAATCGCGCCTGCGCCCGGAGGGTGGCGGCCCGGCTGCCGCTCCGGCGCCAATCGTGCGGGCCGTGGAGAACCTGAAGCTCGCCCTTCGCCTGCGCCTCAAACGTGGGACGATCGACCAGGCCGCCGCGGAAAGTATCGCGGCCGCGCTCGATGCGGCGGCGCAAACCGTGGAGCGCAGTTGA
- a CDS encoding HlyD family secretion protein, translating into MTPFARQTIRITTTFFILGFAAIAAIGFWHYYLVGSWTRDGEVEANVVNLSPQISGRIIRIPVRDNQTVRKGDILYEIDPADFQIAVDVAAANVQSTLADATLKKAEAAGRAKLTDLAISPEEQEIYGSSAKVAEASYKLAVARLNEARLNLQRTKVVSTVNGYVTNLLLRPGDFATLGVGNISIVDSDSFWIAGYFEETKLSHIRIGDRAVAALLGFRDPVSGHVESIARGINIPNESRGNLGLASVSPVFSWVRLAQRIPVRVHIDSVPKTVELAVGMTATVSVGPDASPSSWHGWISRAASALFQGH; encoded by the coding sequence ATGACCCCCTTCGCCCGCCAAACGATCCGAATCACGACAACATTTTTCATTTTAGGCTTTGCTGCAATCGCGGCGATCGGTTTTTGGCATTATTATCTCGTCGGTTCCTGGACTCGCGACGGCGAGGTCGAGGCAAATGTTGTCAATCTATCACCGCAGATTTCCGGCCGCATTATTCGAATTCCTGTTCGAGACAATCAAACGGTTCGCAAGGGCGACATACTTTACGAGATTGATCCTGCGGATTTCCAAATTGCCGTGGACGTCGCGGCCGCAAATGTCCAGAGCACGCTTGCCGACGCGACACTGAAAAAAGCCGAAGCCGCCGGTAGGGCAAAACTAACTGATCTCGCAATTTCGCCTGAAGAGCAGGAGATTTATGGTAGCTCGGCTAAAGTAGCTGAGGCGAGTTATAAACTCGCGGTCGCGCGGCTGAATGAAGCGCGCCTGAACCTACAGCGAACCAAAGTGGTGTCGACTGTAAATGGCTATGTGACGAACCTTCTCCTGCGACCGGGCGATTTCGCGACGCTAGGCGTTGGTAATATATCCATCGTAGACTCGGATAGTTTCTGGATTGCCGGCTATTTCGAAGAGACAAAGCTCTCGCATATTAGAATTGGTGATCGTGCAGTCGCCGCTCTCTTGGGCTTCCGCGATCCTGTGTCTGGGCATGTCGAAAGCATTGCGAGAGGCATCAATATTCCAAATGAGTCCCGCGGCAACCTCGGCTTAGCCTCTGTCAGCCCGGTATTCTCCTGGGTACGCTTGGCGCAGCGGATTCCCGTTAGAGTTCACATTGACTCGGTCCCCAAGACGGTCGAACTCGCGGTTGGAATGACGGCGACCGTCAGTGTCGGGCCCGATGCGTCGCCATCTTCCTGGCACGGCTGGATATCGCGTGCTGCCTCTGCCCTTTTTCAGGGACATTGA
- a CDS encoding FUSC family protein codes for MSAATREPASDRSFGSASLRDENWLELPTFYPDALGFAARTSIAILLAYFVSFWAQIETPASAGICAALIAQPTQGMALSKAFYRVVGTIIGGVVALFLASQFPQSGLPLLIAFCLWLGLCSFVASLLRDFGAYGAVLCGYTVGIILLTDIDTPQNVFDTAINRVAANLIGIAAVALVNLVFTRNVTYKRLASSLEARLVEVRLLARRILDRSEAPDPLTYTKLEYSIVSLHSEVIYAAAELADGKTRSAGARNAIAGLVRMLVASRAIDRGLRAIAIDADVDTILGQARRALDSTTGNLASYQAATPLEAFILERARDLICAHRLAADGLDVLVNGANQKITAPQFTFYRDYWAAALSAVRTMIAAGLCARFCVVSGWSGSSFMLIQLSAFAALLGMQINPTRSAIYASLAVLPAACIAGVVAFLALPIASSFELFALATMPAIFAICLVARHPHTALIGINMLLYFTLLLNPSNQQTYDFLTFTNNALMIGGSAVFLFFSFVVILPVAPKRRFNRVADDIALELRKTFRIGRLRDQAITEVLQCDRLGTALTWLAQADSIEPGDLERLIDFADLEIALERLSRGLAFSTTNGHSRDGAVREMHNWVTGDDSEAADTAMKAVLEQVSANKDSSAISHALQVVSGIFEARLIVSGQKSSLRLKDVLQD; via the coding sequence TTGTCAGCCGCAACCCGCGAACCCGCCAGCGATAGAAGTTTCGGATCTGCCAGTCTCCGCGACGAAAACTGGCTTGAATTGCCAACGTTTTATCCGGATGCGCTTGGCTTTGCGGCTCGGACATCAATCGCCATTCTGCTTGCCTATTTTGTTTCGTTTTGGGCTCAGATTGAAACACCCGCGTCAGCCGGAATCTGTGCGGCGCTCATCGCTCAGCCGACACAGGGCATGGCGCTTTCCAAAGCCTTCTACCGCGTGGTCGGCACGATTATCGGTGGTGTTGTCGCTCTTTTCCTCGCGAGCCAGTTTCCGCAAAGTGGACTCCCGCTGCTGATAGCATTCTGCTTATGGCTCGGTCTCTGTTCATTCGTCGCATCTTTGTTGCGAGACTTCGGCGCTTATGGTGCCGTCCTTTGCGGTTACACCGTCGGAATCATTCTGTTGACGGACATCGATACGCCGCAAAATGTATTTGACACGGCAATAAACCGCGTCGCCGCCAATCTAATTGGAATCGCCGCTGTTGCGCTCGTCAATCTGGTATTCACTCGAAACGTAACCTACAAACGGCTTGCTTCGTCATTGGAGGCGCGTCTCGTGGAAGTCCGCTTATTGGCCCGGCGGATTCTCGATAGATCCGAAGCACCCGACCCCCTTACTTATACAAAGCTCGAATATTCGATCGTTTCGCTTCACAGCGAAGTTATTTACGCAGCGGCGGAGCTTGCAGACGGCAAGACGCGAAGCGCCGGCGCCCGAAACGCCATCGCAGGACTGGTCCGCATGTTGGTGGCCAGCCGTGCAATCGATCGCGGTCTAAGGGCGATCGCAATAGATGCCGACGTCGATACGATTTTAGGGCAGGCAAGGCGCGCTCTCGACAGCACCACTGGAAATCTCGCAAGCTATCAAGCGGCGACGCCGCTGGAAGCTTTCATATTGGAACGCGCGCGCGATCTGATATGCGCGCACAGGCTAGCCGCGGATGGTCTGGATGTTCTTGTAAACGGCGCGAATCAGAAAATCACAGCCCCACAATTTACCTTTTATCGAGATTATTGGGCTGCCGCCCTCAGCGCCGTCCGTACAATGATAGCGGCAGGTCTTTGCGCGAGGTTCTGCGTTGTCTCAGGCTGGAGCGGCTCATCGTTTATGCTCATTCAGCTTTCGGCATTTGCAGCGTTACTTGGGATGCAAATCAATCCCACGAGATCGGCCATATACGCGTCACTTGCCGTATTGCCGGCCGCATGCATCGCCGGCGTCGTGGCATTTTTGGCGTTGCCGATCGCGTCGAGTTTCGAGCTCTTTGCTTTGGCGACCATGCCGGCTATTTTTGCGATCTGTTTGGTGGCGCGCCATCCCCACACGGCGCTGATTGGCATTAACATGCTGCTTTATTTTACTTTGCTTTTGAATCCCTCCAACCAACAGACTTATGATTTTTTAACTTTCACGAATAATGCGCTCATGATCGGGGGATCAGCGGTCTTTTTGTTCTTTTCGTTTGTTGTCATACTACCCGTCGCGCCCAAACGACGGTTTAACCGCGTTGCAGACGATATCGCTCTCGAACTCCGTAAGACATTCCGAATTGGTCGTCTCCGGGACCAGGCAATCACCGAGGTTCTTCAATGCGATCGTTTGGGCACGGCGTTGACCTGGCTTGCTCAAGCGGATTCAATCGAGCCCGGCGACCTTGAACGTTTGATCGATTTCGCGGACCTGGAGATCGCGCTCGAGCGCCTTTCCCGGGGCCTCGCATTCTCAACGACAAATGGGCATTCGCGGGATGGGGCCGTTCGGGAGATGCATAATTGGGTCACAGGTGACGATTCCGAAGCCGCGGATACGGCGATGAAAGCCGTGCTGGAACAGGTGTCTGCAAATAAAGACTCCTCCGCGATATCTCATGCGCTTCAAGTTGTCTCAGGCATTTTCGAGGCCCGGCTCATCGTGAGCGGTCAGAAGAGTTCCTTGCGACTTAAAGACGTTCTGCAGGATTAA
- a CDS encoding ABC transporter ATP-binding protein has product MSAFDIGGRGGGGIPNHGELGEEIFAAFNPRIVRRFLGFVKPYRWQVLRVLAAVMIFVGTQVSIPLAIRSAVDDALGRSGHVPYDFIMLGFLVLVIVNAVSSFFQERSAAILAQRVIFDLRRAMFVHLQHVPMSFYDRTHAGRVMSRIQGDVNSLQEFLETSVQSIGDSFLLVGITIVLIAMDWRLALLTLTSVPVLVAIRAVWLPWAKKAFRLARDASSIVNATLAENIAGVRTVQEAQREVYNLAHFQERAQYSFRAQIRSAWAAQIMIPTVDILTGIAQAIVVIVGGASVMSGHLALGVMIAFIFYVQRFFDPIRTLSLQYTVLQRAMAAGHRIFEVLDVPTEATDTPNAVTLADFTPSVELRNVTFGYKAGAPILHNLSLKVEPCQVVALVGQTGSGKTSVTALVHRFYDVWSGAVLVGGHNVKDITRDSLGRAVAMVLQEPFLFSGSIFENIRYSSVWATRDDVVAAAQAVCAHEFIMKLPEGYDTNLGQRGQNLSIGQRQLLSFARALVADPKILILDEATASIDSFTEQSIQAALRVLLKGRTSIVIAHRLATVRDADNIIVLRNGAIAEQGDHESLLRQGGLYAGLWQRNYASFDDQIFGALDVGNR; this is encoded by the coding sequence GTGAGCGCGTTCGACATAGGCGGCCGCGGAGGCGGCGGTATTCCCAATCACGGCGAGTTGGGTGAAGAGATTTTTGCGGCCTTCAACCCCCGCATCGTGCGTCGGTTCCTCGGCTTCGTGAAGCCTTATCGGTGGCAGGTGCTGCGCGTGCTCGCCGCGGTCATGATTTTTGTCGGGACGCAGGTCTCGATTCCATTGGCCATACGCAGCGCCGTCGATGACGCCCTAGGGCGAAGCGGACATGTTCCTTATGATTTTATCATGTTGGGCTTTCTGGTGCTGGTGATTGTCAACGCGGTATCAAGTTTTTTTCAGGAACGGAGCGCCGCCATCCTGGCGCAACGGGTTATCTTCGATCTTCGCCGCGCGATGTTCGTCCATCTCCAACATGTGCCGATGTCATTTTATGACCGGACTCATGCCGGGCGGGTCATGTCGCGTATTCAAGGCGACGTGAATTCTTTGCAGGAGTTTCTCGAAACGTCCGTGCAATCGATCGGCGATAGCTTCCTCCTTGTCGGTATTACAATTGTCCTCATCGCCATGGATTGGCGACTTGCGCTCCTGACGCTGACCTCGGTGCCGGTTCTGGTAGCTATCCGGGCGGTTTGGCTGCCGTGGGCGAAGAAAGCGTTTCGTCTGGCGCGCGACGCGTCTTCGATCGTCAATGCGACGCTGGCCGAAAACATTGCTGGTGTTCGGACAGTGCAGGAAGCGCAACGTGAGGTATACAACCTCGCGCATTTTCAAGAGCGAGCCCAATACAGCTTTCGTGCGCAAATACGATCGGCTTGGGCAGCGCAGATCATGATTCCGACGGTCGATATCTTGACGGGTATTGCGCAGGCTATTGTCGTCATCGTCGGCGGCGCGTCTGTGATGTCGGGGCATCTTGCACTCGGCGTCATGATTGCGTTCATCTTTTATGTGCAGAGATTCTTCGATCCCATCCGCACGCTGTCGCTTCAATACACTGTTTTGCAGCGCGCGATGGCTGCGGGTCACCGAATTTTCGAGGTTCTTGATGTCCCAACCGAAGCAACGGACACGCCGAATGCGGTGACGCTGGCTGACTTCACGCCGTCCGTTGAATTGCGGAATGTGACTTTCGGTTACAAGGCCGGCGCGCCGATCCTGCATAATCTGTCTCTTAAGGTCGAACCGTGCCAGGTCGTTGCACTCGTTGGCCAGACAGGATCCGGCAAGACAAGTGTCACAGCGCTGGTGCATCGGTTTTACGATGTGTGGTCTGGCGCGGTGCTGGTTGGCGGCCATAATGTCAAAGATATAACGCGGGACTCGCTCGGCCGTGCCGTCGCGATGGTCTTGCAGGAACCATTCCTGTTCTCGGGCTCGATCTTCGAGAACATCCGCTATAGCAGCGTGTGGGCGACGCGCGACGATGTCGTGGCGGCCGCGCAGGCCGTTTGTGCGCATGAGTTTATCATGAAGCTGCCAGAAGGTTACGACACGAACCTCGGGCAGCGAGGACAGAATCTATCGATCGGTCAGAGACAACTTCTCAGTTTTGCACGGGCCCTCGTTGCGGATCCGAAAATACTCATCCTCGATGAAGCGACGGCGAGCATCGATAGTTTCACAGAACAAAGCATTCAAGCAGCGCTACGCGTACTGTTGAAGGGCCGAACAAGTATCGTCATCGCGCATCGCCTGGCGACGGTGCGCGATGCCGACAATATTATCGTCCTGCGGAATGGCGCCATCGCGGAGCAGGGGGATCATGAGAGCCTGCTGCGGCAGGGCGGTCTCTACGCCGGTCTCTGGCAGAGAAATTACGCCTCATTCGACGATCAAATCTTCGGTGCACTTGATGTCGGGAATAGGTAG
- a CDS encoding DUF1656 domain-containing protein, translating into MWKETNIFGIFFPPLIAYMIVAAALYLPVRYCLRELGTLRWFWNPSLAEACIYISILGVLIILF; encoded by the coding sequence ATGTGGAAGGAGACCAATATATTCGGCATATTCTTCCCGCCGCTCATCGCCTACATGATCGTCGCGGCAGCACTTTACCTCCCTGTACGATACTGCCTGAGAGAACTGGGGACATTGAGATGGTTCTGGAATCCATCCCTCGCGGAGGCTTGCATCTACATTTCGATCCTCGGCGTTTTGATAATATTGTTTTGA
- a CDS encoding siderophore-interacting protein, with the protein MAHEITRHRLEPKRRSLTVKEKSRITPGMIRILFAGNDLADFASLAPDDHVKLFIPSQAGQGERRDYTPRRYDPVAHTLTIDFAMHDAGPATRWAIEAEPGDRIEIGGPRGSTVVSPTFDWWLLIGDETALPAIGRRIEEMTESTRIISVVSVAAQVEEQTFATRAHYETVWVHRPLDRANDPAPLLSALRTLSLPEGDGFVWIAAEASVARAARDYLVNSCGHPLVWMKAAGYWRKGVADAHDKLADRSPGR; encoded by the coding sequence ATGGCGCATGAAATCACCCGGCATCGGCTGGAGCCGAAGCGTCGAAGCCTGACCGTCAAGGAGAAAAGCCGGATCACGCCCGGCATGATCCGCATTCTGTTCGCGGGAAACGACCTCGCAGATTTCGCGAGTTTGGCCCCGGACGATCACGTGAAGCTGTTCATTCCGTCGCAAGCAGGCCAAGGCGAGCGGCGTGACTACACGCCACGACGTTACGATCCAGTGGCGCACACATTGACTATCGATTTCGCGATGCATGACGCAGGTCCGGCGACGCGTTGGGCGATCGAGGCCGAACCAGGCGATCGGATCGAGATCGGCGGCCCGCGCGGTTCAACCGTGGTGTCGCCGACGTTCGACTGGTGGCTTCTGATCGGCGATGAGACCGCGCTGCCCGCGATCGGGCGCCGCATTGAGGAAATGACAGAGAGCACGCGCATCATCAGTGTCGTGTCGGTCGCGGCTCAGGTGGAGGAACAAACCTTTGCCACCCGCGCGCACTATGAGACTGTCTGGGTTCACCGGCCGCTTGATCGCGCCAACGATCCTGCCCCGCTGCTTTCGGCGCTCCGGACGCTTTCGCTTCCGGAGGGAGATGGTTTTGTCTGGATCGCGGCCGAGGCATCCGTCGCGCGTGCCGCGCGCGATTACCTTGTCAATTCATGTGGCCATCCGCTCGTTTGGATGAAGGCAGCCGGCTATTGGCGTAAGGGTGTCGCCGATGCCCATGACAAGTTGGCCGACCGATCGCCGGGCAGATAG
- a CDS encoding class I SAM-dependent methyltransferase, producing MDEKIAAVLDAYHALIREERDKPWTTEDNGQDRRLRAVGPDTGQVINILAKSLKAPTILELGTSFGYSGIWLAEAARVSGGRLITMELHDYKSAFARDMAIKAGLVDYIDFRVGEAVQMIGDLQTDVDFVLVDLWKDLYAPCLDAFYPKLNPGAILVADNMIYPGDEDVKHYGRAVRSKAGITSVLLPVGSGIEVSRFEPA from the coding sequence ATGGACGAGAAGATCGCCGCAGTGCTCGATGCCTATCACGCGTTGATCCGCGAAGAACGCGATAAGCCGTGGACGACGGAAGATAATGGCCAGGATCGTCGCCTGCGTGCCGTCGGGCCTGACACCGGACAGGTCATCAACATTCTGGCTAAAAGCCTCAAGGCGCCGACCATCCTGGAACTTGGTACTTCCTTCGGCTATTCCGGCATCTGGCTGGCGGAGGCTGCGCGGGTAAGTGGTGGCCGGCTGATCACGATGGAACTGCACGATTACAAGTCCGCCTTCGCGCGCGACATGGCGATCAAGGCGGGGCTGGTCGATTATATCGACTTCCGGGTTGGCGAGGCCGTGCAGATGATCGGTGATCTGCAGACCGATGTGGACTTCGTTCTCGTCGATCTCTGGAAAGACCTCTATGCCCCGTGCCTTGACGCCTTTTATCCCAAGCTCAATCCGGGCGCGATCCTCGTCGCCGATAACATGATCTATCCGGGCGACGAGGACGTGAAACATTACGGCCGTGCCGTTCGCTCCAAAGCCGGCATCACCAGCGTGCTGCTGCCTGTGGGCTCGGGGATCGAAGTCAGCCGCTTCGAGCCGGCCTGA
- the ilvA gene encoding threonine ammonia-lyase, biosynthetic, which produces MTDYVRRILDARVYDVAVRTPLDPMVRLAHRLSSSIFLKREDLQPIFSFKIRGAYNRIVRLSDAAKAAGVICASAGNHAQGVALSANKLGIAATIVMPVTTPTIKIDAVRYWGGKVVLRGDTFDEAYDHALALESKHGLTFVHPYDDGDVIAGQGTIGVEILHQHPDPIEAIFVPIGGGGLAAGIASYVKFLRPETKVIGVEPVDAASMKAAISAGKRVVLDRVGLFADGVAVRQAGEETFRLCRKLLDDVILADTDAICAAIKDTFEDIRVLAEPAGALSLAGLKAYALTNPRRSGALVAINSGANMNFDRLRHVAERAEVGEAREILLAVTIPEESGSYRRFVQVLGSHTVTEFNYRYAGGSQAHVFVGLKLTDATHEKAAIIAQLEKLGYGVLDISADETAKLHVRYMVGGRAPALADELILRFEFPERPGALLQFLNGVGADWNITLFHYRNHGADYGRVLVGIQVAPGDRARFDDRLASLGYPFEDETANDAYRLFLR; this is translated from the coding sequence TTGACCGATTACGTCCGCAGAATTCTCGATGCCCGCGTCTATGATGTCGCGGTGCGGACACCTCTTGACCCGATGGTGCGACTAGCGCACCGCCTCAGCTCCTCGATCTTCCTGAAGCGTGAAGACCTTCAGCCGATCTTTTCATTTAAGATTCGCGGTGCCTACAACCGCATCGTTCGGCTTTCAGACGCGGCGAAAGCCGCGGGCGTCATCTGCGCATCGGCCGGCAATCATGCGCAGGGCGTGGCGCTGTCGGCCAACAAGCTCGGGATCGCGGCCACCATCGTCATGCCAGTAACGACGCCGACGATCAAAATCGACGCTGTGCGCTATTGGGGCGGCAAGGTCGTGTTGCGCGGCGATACGTTCGACGAGGCTTACGATCATGCCCTGGCGCTGGAAAGCAAACATGGACTGACCTTTGTCCACCCCTACGACGACGGCGATGTCATCGCCGGCCAGGGGACTATCGGTGTGGAAATACTGCATCAGCATCCAGACCCGATCGAGGCGATCTTCGTCCCCATCGGCGGCGGCGGCCTCGCGGCCGGCATCGCATCCTATGTCAAATTCCTCCGGCCGGAGACGAAGGTGATCGGCGTCGAACCTGTCGATGCCGCCTCCATGAAAGCGGCAATTTCAGCAGGCAAACGTGTTGTTCTTGATCGCGTTGGTCTATTCGCAGATGGCGTCGCCGTCCGTCAGGCTGGGGAAGAAACTTTCCGCCTCTGCCGAAAACTTCTCGACGATGTCATCCTCGCCGATACCGACGCAATCTGCGCCGCTATCAAGGATACTTTCGAAGACATACGCGTACTGGCAGAGCCGGCTGGCGCTCTTTCCCTCGCCGGTTTGAAGGCTTATGCGCTGACCAACCCGCGGCGCTCCGGCGCGCTCGTCGCCATTAATAGCGGTGCCAACATGAATTTCGACCGGCTCCGCCATGTTGCCGAGCGGGCTGAAGTCGGTGAGGCACGCGAGATCCTGCTCGCGGTCACCATTCCGGAAGAATCCGGTAGCTATCGGCGGTTCGTCCAGGTGCTGGGCAGCCACACCGTTACCGAATTCAACTATCGTTATGCTGGCGGTAGCCAAGCGCATGTCTTTGTCGGCCTGAAGTTGACCGATGCAACGCACGAGAAGGCGGCGATCATCGCGCAACTTGAAAAGCTTGGCTATGGCGTACTCGACATCAGCGCCGATGAAACAGCCAAGCTGCATGTCCGCTACATGGTAGGCGGGCGCGCACCTGCGCTTGCCGACGAACTAATTCTGCGTTTCGAGTTTCCCGAGCGACCGGGCGCCCTGCTCCAATTCCTGAATGGGGTCGGCGCAGACTGGAACATTACATTGTTTCATTACCGCAATCATGGCGCCGATTACGGTCGCGTTCTAGTGGGTATTCAAGTGGCACCAGGTGACCGCGCCCGCTTCGATGACCGTCTTGCCTCGCTCGGTTATCCCTTTGAGGATGAAACCGCGAATGATGCCTACCGACTGTTCTTACGCTAG
- a CDS encoding Rrf2 family transcriptional regulator, with protein MLTSKAKYGLKALMHLATYDGPCLAEEIATENNIPRKFLDAILVELRNAGILTSRRGKGGGYHLARPADKITVGQIIRILDGSLAPIACASRTAYRPCRDCPDENACQIRDLMIDVRDSMALILDRTTIMSLKGRNAREAERLWERARRP; from the coding sequence ATGCTCACAAGCAAAGCAAAATACGGCCTCAAGGCGCTCATGCATCTTGCGACCTATGACGGCCCGTGTCTCGCGGAAGAGATCGCCACGGAGAACAATATTCCGCGCAAATTTCTCGATGCCATTCTCGTCGAGTTGCGCAATGCGGGAATTCTCACGAGTCGGCGCGGCAAGGGCGGCGGTTATCATCTCGCTAGACCAGCCGACAAAATCACGGTCGGCCAGATAATTCGCATTCTCGATGGATCTTTGGCTCCTATAGCTTGTGCGAGCCGCACGGCCTACCGCCCATGTCGCGATTGTCCGGACGAGAACGCCTGCCAGATTCGCGACCTCATGATTGATGTCCGCGATTCAATGGCGCTCATTCTTGATCGGACGACCATTATGTCGCTGAAAGGCCGCAACGCGCGTGAAGCAGAGCGGCTTTGGGAACGCGCGCGTCGTCCTTGA